The Acidianus manzaensis genome has a window encoding:
- a CDS encoding 4Fe-4S binding protein translates to MEFNLIFVLIATLMTAFSIYLIYLIKKGINGLGFLVVLYLAGSMVVMFATLPIFFSTQNKITEAITLLANSFYMILGLFAILALSKKKLDNVRNSYTLFLFAVIMAISEALMGETFYSIETKTIGNPLLGVENYYYFAVMASEMLFTLVYFFKQTSYPLREFLIILLPLMIISPVIFPSNSTYIYDTTWVSSSLMIIGTIVIYETLYRSRLKQNQETMTSFELMIIYTLMMAGEFMFFLTGIWYLFDFSMITGMSWFIFRAIAGPSKIKGNYVRDTKWTFAFIFLTFVMEWFMGGVLDFASGVFSSGLSGFMSSLALGYVSPTSYFGLGSLFDFLSIVSTITGSVWFLLMMGTEMGMLAVFRIKDLKNTENKIRFILMITAYAVYTIYLPSFSPIASKVQYIPYMWSMGLGTLGPVSPSVLLTGIIGTYIVSAGLSFLFGSRQICSVTCTAPLMYQGTFYDSLKTFNRTSKLGRKTLSSRLKSWFKIITGIVWGSLLAMALISYLDQIGVLNITVLGNDPTVFLYSFYFNFLWYVVFISIPFMGTYACVTQGWCSWGAFNQFFGRLGFFRLKVRDPQQCVKCKTKDCTKACPVGLTDMPGNFIKKGEFKAYKCVGVGDCVEACPYDNIFFYDVRHKIRKLFNH, encoded by the coding sequence ATGGAATTTAACCTGATATTCGTTTTAATTGCAACATTAATGACTGCATTTTCCATTTACCTAATTTATTTAATTAAAAAAGGGATAAATGGATTGGGCTTTCTAGTTGTTCTATACTTAGCTGGTAGCATGGTAGTTATGTTTGCTACATTACCAATATTCTTCTCTACTCAGAACAAGATTACTGAAGCTATTACGCTTTTAGCTAATTCGTTTTATATGATTTTAGGATTATTCGCTATTTTAGCACTGTCAAAAAAGAAGCTGGATAATGTCAGAAATTCCTATACTCTCTTTTTATTCGCGGTAATTATGGCGATTTCAGAAGCATTAATGGGAGAAACTTTCTATTCTATTGAAACAAAAACTATAGGAAATCCTTTACTTGGAGTTGAAAATTATTATTATTTTGCAGTAATGGCTTCAGAAATGTTGTTTACTCTAGTTTACTTTTTCAAACAGACTTCCTATCCTTTGAGGGAATTTTTAATCATTTTATTACCTTTAATGATTATTTCGCCAGTTATCTTTCCCTCTAATTCAACATATATTTATGATACTACTTGGGTGTCATCAAGTTTAATGATCATAGGAACAATAGTTATCTACGAAACGTTATACAGAAGTAGATTAAAACAAAATCAAGAGACTATGACTTCGTTCGAGCTAATGATTATTTATACATTAATGATGGCTGGCGAATTTATGTTCTTCCTTACTGGAATTTGGTATTTATTTGATTTTTCCATGATTACTGGTATGTCTTGGTTTATATTTAGAGCAATTGCAGGACCTAGTAAAATTAAAGGAAACTACGTTAGAGATACAAAATGGACTTTTGCGTTTATATTTCTAACTTTCGTCATGGAATGGTTTATGGGAGGAGTATTAGATTTCGCTTCTGGCGTTTTTTCCTCAGGATTATCTGGATTCATGTCTTCGTTAGCTTTAGGATATGTCTCTCCAACTAGCTACTTCGGTTTAGGCTCGTTGTTTGATTTTCTTTCTATAGTAAGCACTATTACTGGATCAGTATGGTTTTTATTAATGATGGGAACTGAAATGGGAATGTTAGCTGTATTTAGAATTAAAGACTTAAAGAATACTGAAAATAAGATTAGATTTATTCTAATGATTACAGCCTATGCTGTTTACACAATTTATTTACCATCATTCTCTCCTATAGCTAGCAAAGTACAATACATACCTTACATGTGGAGCATGGGTTTAGGAACTTTAGGTCCAGTTTCTCCTTCCGTATTATTAACAGGGATAATAGGTACTTACATTGTAAGTGCAGGCTTATCTTTTCTGTTCGGTTCTAGACAAATATGTTCAGTAACTTGTACTGCACCTTTAATGTATCAAGGAACATTTTATGATTCACTTAAAACCTTTAATAGAACCTCGAAATTAGGGAGAAAAACGTTAAGCAGTAGACTAAAATCATGGTTCAAAATTATTACTGGCATAGTATGGGGTTCATTATTAGCTATGGCTTTAATTTCGTATTTAGATCAAATAGGTGTGTTAAACATAACAGTACTAGGAAATGACCCTACAGTGTTCTTATATTCATTTTACTTCAATTTCTTATGGTATGTAGTATTTATTTCAATACCATTTATGGGAACTTATGCTTGTGTAACACAAGGTTGGTGCTCATGGGGTGCATTTAACCAATTCTTTGGGAGGCTAGGATTCTTCAGACTAAAAGTTAGAGATCCACAACAGTGTGTAAAATGTAAAACAAAAGATTGCACAAAAGCTTGTCCAGTAGGATTAACTGATATGCCAGGCAATTTCATAAAGAAAGGTGAATTTAAAGCGTACAAATGCGTTGGAGTAGGAGACTGCGTAGAGGCTTGCCCTTATGATAATATTTTCTTCTACGATGTAAGACATAAAATAAGGAAACTTTTTAATCATTAA
- the soxC gene encoding proton pump complex cytochrome B SoxC, whose protein sequence is MSVTKKVSDWFMERLGLNDLPFFKTPDYMYHASEWLGALVAAAFFYTVISGLILLLYYNPDQGYSSTEFIINSVPYGSVVLYSHLYGAYAMIILAYVHMFRNYFVGAYKKPRELLWIIGVLMLVLVLGASFLGYSLIGDVLATSAVDVGAGIISSIPQLTFLLPILFGNYDSGQFGRVLAWHIILVALIGLLFVFHFFMAEHYGMMPSRKVKSKAPAVYTKEEWSKFNPWWPRNFVYMFSLIFLTWGFILAIPNALAYLNGLPQQFNPFLNPKPAPSPSSPLAAHVTTYPPWFFLFVYKIADFTSDVVIFLLIGVIIPLLYLILVPFLDRTEYLHPMKRKVFLGFGILMITYLIQTTIWGDLSPGIPVPITQQIEVYLPPAIITAIGLAFFKYVKIGNNMKKAQMTPLNAILFTVIALLMAGSLIAVLNEPSILTIGIFIPLLILFFGGAKLLTPPIFKADQSAVTPSVSQESVMSLERKKKMAQVIMVILLIFAAILAGTIWTIPATGYVSNMFGVDLGLIFIMLGESISLYHYIVYKKPDEHEE, encoded by the coding sequence ATGAGTGTTACAAAAAAAGTCTCAGATTGGTTTATGGAAAGATTAGGACTTAATGATCTACCGTTCTTTAAAACTCCAGACTATATGTACCATGCAAGTGAATGGTTAGGAGCACTAGTTGCAGCTGCGTTTTTTTATACAGTAATATCTGGACTAATCTTATTACTTTATTATAATCCAGATCAAGGATACTCTTCTACAGAATTCATAATAAATTCTGTACCTTATGGTTCAGTAGTCCTTTATAGCCATCTATATGGAGCTTATGCGATGATAATTTTAGCTTATGTACATATGTTCAGAAATTATTTTGTTGGTGCTTACAAAAAACCTAGAGAGTTATTATGGATAATCGGGGTGTTAATGTTAGTTTTGGTTTTAGGAGCATCGTTCCTAGGATATAGCTTAATAGGAGACGTATTAGCTACTAGCGCAGTAGATGTAGGAGCTGGAATTATATCTTCTATACCGCAATTAACTTTTCTCTTACCTATATTATTTGGAAATTACGATAGTGGACAATTCGGTAGAGTGCTAGCATGGCACATAATACTTGTAGCATTAATAGGCTTGCTGTTTGTATTTCACTTCTTTATGGCAGAACATTACGGAATGATGCCTTCTAGAAAAGTAAAGAGTAAAGCTCCTGCAGTATATACTAAAGAAGAATGGTCTAAATTCAATCCATGGTGGCCAAGAAACTTTGTGTATATGTTTTCATTAATTTTCTTAACATGGGGATTCATACTAGCTATTCCTAATGCTCTAGCTTACCTAAATGGATTACCACAGCAATTTAATCCATTTTTAAATCCGAAACCTGCACCTTCACCTAGTAGCCCTCTAGCTGCTCATGTAACGACATATCCTCCATGGTTCTTCCTATTTGTTTATAAAATAGCTGATTTTACTAGCGATGTAGTTATATTCCTATTGATAGGTGTAATAATTCCATTACTTTACTTAATATTAGTGCCATTCTTGGATAGAACAGAATATCTACATCCTATGAAAAGAAAAGTATTCCTAGGCTTCGGTATTTTAATGATAACATATCTAATACAGACTACTATATGGGGAGATTTATCGCCTGGAATACCAGTTCCAATTACTCAGCAAATAGAAGTATATTTACCCCCTGCAATAATTACAGCAATAGGATTAGCTTTCTTTAAATATGTTAAAATAGGAAATAATATGAAGAAAGCTCAAATGACGCCCTTAAATGCTATATTATTTACAGTAATAGCTTTACTAATGGCTGGTAGCTTGATTGCAGTGCTAAATGAACCTAGTATACTCACTATAGGAATATTTATACCATTACTAATACTATTCTTTGGCGGAGCTAAACTACTCACACCACCAATATTTAAAGCAGACCAATCTGCAGTAACTCCTTCCGTTTCTCAAGAGAGTGTGATGAGCCTAGAAAGGAAAAAGAAAATGGCACAAGTTATTATGGTAATTCTCTTAATATTTGCAGCCATTTTAGCAGGAACAATATGGACGATACCAGCTACTGGATATGTTTCTAATATGTTTGGAGTAGATCTAGGATTAATATTCATAATGCTTGGTGAAAGTATCTCATTATATCATTACATAGTATACAAGAAACCAGATGAGCACGAAGAGTAA
- the soxL2 gene encoding Rieske iron-sulfur protein SoxL2: MIKIKLGKNEKPILNPEDFYFIQKLLRTMRNPKTKFNSKEFVKKGDDYLFNYVDKNVGGIDEGRRKFLKGLVIGIGVVTVAGIIPGLKVLVPPNVSAVSAFPKSLLVDSSGSPIAASKIPVNSPIITIYEYPLTGEPNFLLNLGDSSGNPVKVPASTVTVPQTGDKYTFPGGVGPNNSIVSYSAICQHLGCKPPYIHFYPPNYVNSAQLSAPEPDTLTAQALAAAKSANVPALIHCDCHGSTYDPYHGAQPLTGPTVRPLPTTVLEWDSSTDYLYALGSIGVAIYPEGANGVPSKDPTADLGSSFGSSVGDKTEVTQPENPFTSS, translated from the coding sequence GTGATTAAAATTAAGCTAGGTAAAAATGAGAAACCTATATTGAATCCTGAAGATTTCTATTTTATCCAAAAACTGCTTAGAACTATGAGAAATCCAAAAACCAAATTCAATTCGAAAGAATTTGTAAAGAAAGGCGACGATTATCTATTTAATTACGTTGACAAAAACGTTGGAGGAATAGACGAAGGAAGAAGAAAGTTCTTAAAAGGATTAGTAATAGGAATTGGAGTAGTAACAGTTGCAGGAATTATACCTGGTCTGAAAGTTTTAGTTCCACCAAATGTATCAGCTGTTTCAGCTTTTCCTAAATCTCTCCTAGTAGATTCTAGTGGATCTCCAATAGCTGCTTCAAAAATTCCCGTAAACAGTCCTATAATTACAATATACGAATACCCGTTAACTGGAGAACCCAACTTTTTGTTAAATTTAGGTGACTCGTCAGGGAACCCAGTAAAAGTACCAGCTAGTACTGTGACAGTACCTCAAACTGGTGATAAGTATACATTTCCAGGTGGCGTAGGACCAAATAATTCCATTGTATCATATAGCGCAATATGCCAACACTTAGGCTGTAAACCTCCATATATTCACTTCTACCCACCTAACTATGTAAATTCAGCTCAATTATCAGCCCCAGAGCCAGATACTCTGACTGCGCAAGCACTAGCAGCAGCAAAGAGCGCAAATGTACCTGCTTTAATACATTGTGATTGTCATGGATCAACTTATGATCCATATCATGGAGCCCAACCTTTAACTGGACCAACAGTTAGACCATTACCTACTACTGTATTAGAATGGGATAGTTCTACTGATTATCTTTATGCTTTAGGGTCTATAGGTGTAGCTATATATCCTGAAGGAGCTAACGGAGTGCCATCAAAAGATCCAACAGCCGATCTAGGAAGTAGTTTTGGAAGTTCTGTAGGAGATAAGACAGAAGTTACACAACCAGAAAATCCATTTACTTCATCATAA
- the cbsA gene encoding cytochrome b558/566 subunit A, with protein MSKVIRRATPILLVSLVAFALILAFFNVPMAQTSSQITVYKEVGSANLKDPGSESFWSKIPWTNISLTANIPNAPTSGLTHYVLVKAAWNGTDIIILLQWPSPNPAFNAWSAAAASLYPPASGPGLFRIIEITPGAKYTVVDNATYANYTSYINGKPQTGRIFLSYDGISVPLPNASSIQVLSNGTILFDHSPRPMERILYESGLFYGYYANSTWYYPDRAAMMWYMGSGTPTMDGMHIGGKYIGQVYDGEKMPAAGGALKQPGGAANIWMWVSGATWNNATYDPAFKVNLWQNESLTGLPYTDPNDDGFAVPLYTNNTNMYEVDCAGIWYSPVQSSGLNGSLFFIKTGAKYQNGSWTLEYVRPLAVPSNYAKYMPNITLGTTYYVAFAIWQGPLGETLFDKSITSAFLQLQLSTESSPPPPPILTIPPTVADTTIAGVVIAIIALIVIYVIYRK; from the coding sequence ATGAGTAAAGTAATTAGGAGAGCTACTCCAATTTTATTAGTATCATTAGTTGCTTTTGCATTAATTTTAGCTTTTTTCAATGTACCTATGGCTCAAACGTCATCTCAAATAACAGTATATAAAGAAGTAGGTTCAGCTAACCTTAAAGATCCAGGTTCAGAGTCGTTCTGGAGCAAAATACCTTGGACAAATATTTCATTAACAGCAAACATTCCGAATGCTCCAACATCAGGATTAACTCATTACGTACTTGTAAAGGCAGCATGGAATGGTACTGATATAATTATCCTCTTGCAATGGCCATCTCCAAATCCAGCATTTAACGCATGGTCAGCTGCAGCAGCATCCTTATATCCACCAGCAAGCGGACCTGGTTTATTTAGAATTATAGAAATCACACCCGGAGCCAAGTACACTGTAGTTGATAATGCTACATATGCCAATTATACTTCATATATTAATGGAAAACCTCAGACTGGCAGAATATTCTTATCATATGATGGCATATCAGTTCCATTACCAAATGCTAGTAGTATTCAAGTATTATCAAATGGAACTATTCTTTTTGATCATTCTCCAAGACCTATGGAAAGAATATTGTATGAGTCTGGTTTATTCTATGGTTATTATGCTAATTCTACGTGGTACTATCCAGATAGAGCAGCTATGATGTGGTACATGGGTAGTGGTACTCCAACAATGGATGGAATGCATATTGGAGGTAAATACATAGGCCAAGTATATGATGGAGAAAAAATGCCCGCTGCAGGTGGTGCATTAAAACAGCCAGGTGGAGCTGCAAATATATGGATGTGGGTATCTGGAGCAACATGGAACAATGCAACGTACGATCCAGCTTTCAAAGTTAACTTATGGCAAAACGAAAGTTTAACTGGATTACCATATACTGATCCTAATGATGATGGATTTGCTGTTCCTCTATATACTAATAATACTAATATGTATGAAGTTGACTGCGCAGGTATTTGGTATTCTCCAGTTCAATCTTCTGGTTTAAATGGATCATTATTCTTTATAAAGACTGGAGCGAAGTATCAGAACGGATCCTGGACATTAGAATATGTAAGACCATTAGCAGTGCCTTCAAACTATGCTAAGTACATGCCTAACATAACGTTGGGAACAACTTACTACGTAGCATTCGCTATATGGCAAGGACCATTAGGAGAGACTTTATTTGATAAATCAATAACCTCAGCCTTCTTACAATTGCAATTATCTACAGAATCATCTCCACCTCCTCCACCAATATTAACTATACCTCCTACAGTAGCAGATACGACTATAGCAGGAGTTGTGATAGCAATAATAGCTCTAATAGTAATTTATGTAATTTATAGGAAGTGA
- the cbsB gene encoding cytochrome b558/566 subunit B, whose protein sequence is MSTIESLYKDIKIYSIFLAISAFLEFLFEFIFPISYLPLANVLSFSLSNKLLMEYLGTAGLYLEYVALSIVAITLSYKVKALLPLGILLLISPILNLFVNSLSYIWLVFQVIIITIGIASILESFIKSRLSSLLSIPTMILVIMDLYAGYTMDFEHYTLNLSFTYLFLASVIGFGIYSILWGKIISKRSIISYIVGIFGAMTFLPLYFLVSSNRFMEIIMDMTIPAIFGIVFHNPFQLGLFLLLVSTALYFIVSISVKGNGYAGLGYFLILSTVFMGITGFHLIIYMVAPVIGYVLLNFKEGKGQKILNLKKKSVQR, encoded by the coding sequence ATGTCTACAATAGAAAGCCTTTATAAAGATATAAAGATATATTCTATTTTTTTAGCTATATCTGCATTTCTAGAGTTTTTATTTGAGTTTATCTTTCCAATTTCATACTTACCTCTTGCTAATGTTTTATCATTTTCTCTCAGTAATAAGTTACTCATGGAATATTTAGGAACTGCAGGATTATATCTAGAATATGTAGCCTTAAGCATAGTTGCAATAACTCTATCGTATAAAGTGAAAGCTTTACTTCCTTTGGGTATACTGCTCCTTATTTCCCCTATTCTTAACTTATTTGTAAATTCTTTATCTTACATTTGGTTAGTTTTTCAAGTAATAATTATAACTATAGGTATAGCTTCTATTTTAGAGAGTTTTATAAAAAGCCGTTTATCTTCTTTACTTTCTATTCCTACTATGATTCTAGTAATTATGGATTTATACGCAGGATATACAATGGATTTTGAACATTATACTTTAAATCTAAGTTTTACTTATCTTTTCTTAGCATCTGTAATTGGATTCGGAATTTATTCTATATTATGGGGCAAAATAATATCTAAGAGAAGTATAATATCTTATATTGTAGGAATTTTCGGAGCTATGACTTTCTTACCACTTTACTTTTTAGTTTCTTCAAATAGATTTATGGAAATAATAATGGATATGACAATCCCAGCAATATTTGGTATTGTTTTTCATAATCCTTTTCAGCTAGGATTATTTCTTCTGCTAGTAAGTACAGCTTTATACTTCATAGTCTCCATAAGTGTAAAAGGAAATGGATATGCAGGACTAGGATATTTTTTAATATTATCCACTGTATTTATGGGAATAACTGGATTTCATTTAATAATTTATATGGTTGCGCCAGTAATTGGATATGTACTATTAAATTTCAAAGAAGGAAAAGGACAAAAAATTCTAAATTTAAAGAAAAAATCAGTCCAACGATAA